The following are from one region of the Magallana gigas chromosome 4, xbMagGiga1.1, whole genome shotgun sequence genome:
- the LOC117683115 gene encoding glycine receptor subunit alpha-2-like: MNTLFTSLWTVLLLGRLVRSQQMQRRDILNYLLNSSKYDSRIAPDYEKDVATEVDVQLDIKSIDSISAISMDYSLNVFLQQKWRDPRLNFSHISNISVLEINQRRIGDVWAPDTFFKNEKSARFHNVTVPNKLLHIHNDGSVLYSMRLSLTLSCMMDLRYFPMDDQTCSILMESFGYSKENVALRWNSKEPVIFGLDDNDEQSLPQFYFYKPIETEGCFSVNSFNIERSCLKAKLFLQRNLGFYMSQVFIPSMLIVILSWISFWIHVDYLPARVSLGVICVLTMTTQSSGIRSSLPVLSYIKAIDVWLAAGLLFVFAALLEFAYIMVQTIKHRKQAKNNEKDEESMQIAEPQAKTDFMDRARRVDRVSRIVFPLCYAVFNLVFWAVYLTK, from the exons ATGAATACTCTCTTTACCAGTCTGTGGACTGTTCTTTTGCTTGGTCGCCTGGTCAGGTCCCAGCAGATGCAAAG AAGGGATATTTTGAATTATCTACTGAACAGCTCGAAGTATGACTCTCGAATTGCACCTGACTACGAAAAAG ATGTGGCAACGGAAGTTGATGTTCAGCTTGATATTAAGAGTATCGACTCCATTAGTGCCATATCAATG GATTACTCGCTGAACGTGTTTTTGCAACAGAAATGGAGAGACCCTCGACTCAACTTCTCTCATATCAGCAACATCAGTGTCCTAGAAATAAACCAGAGACGTATTGGTGATGTGTGGGCCCCAGACACATTTTTTAAGAACGAAAAGAGCGCCAGGTTCCACAATGTCACAGTCCCAAACAAACTTCTCCATATCCACAACGACGGTTCCGTCCTCTACAGTATGAG ATTATCATTAACTCTGTCTTGTATGATGGATCTTCGATATTTTCCAATGGACGACCAGACCTGTTCTATTCTCATGGAAAGTT TTGGTTACTCTAAGGAGAATGTTGCCTTGAGGTGGAATTCCAAAGAACCGGTTATCTTTGGACTTGACGATAACGACGAACAGAGCCTACCGCAGTTCTATTTCTACAAACCTATAGAGACCGAGGGCTGTTTTAGCGTCAACTCATTTA ATATAGAGAGATCCTGTCTCAAAGCCAAACTGTTTCTTCAAAGAAATTTGGGATTCTACATGTCACAAGTGTTTATTCCAAGCATGCTGATTGTCATCCTTTCCTGGATCTCCTTTTGGATTCACGTAGATTATTTACCCGCGAGGGTTTCGCTAGGAGTCATCTGTGTGCTCACCATGACAACGCAAAGTTCCGGCATACGGTCTTCTCTTCCGGTTTTGTCTTACATAAAGGCCATTGATGTCTGGTTGGCTGCTGGACTTTTGTTTGTGTTTGCCGCTTTATTGGAATTCGCTTATATAATGgtacaaacaataaaacatcGCAAACAAGCTAAG AACAATGAGAAAGATGAGGAAAGCATGCAGATTGCAGAACCGCAGGCGAAGACAGATTTCATGGACCGAGCTCGACGTGTTGATAGAGTGTCCAGAATTGTATTTCCTCTCTGCTATGCTGTATTCAATCTTGTTTTCTGGGCTGTTTACCTTACGAAATAA
- the LOC136275011 gene encoding uncharacterized protein: MSSVSVRERYILLRDQAWFKLQFFAGDRAGDLANLVAQEIKWLRDYSGFVFNHTFGNTLRGGKRRSNMFVVKRCDDKVICPVVGLQDFVSGCKDLGVNLSCGYQVVNEDARVLDQPVSYSVVYDRLRVYLRNLGVDEGETPHSFRAGCAVALAMSGSVSEVGQIMRHVGWFGKGSAEYYSRLPALVESDFVAGRLATSVKDAGMMEEKYRECMQYDSLDSAFVESE, translated from the coding sequence ATGAGTTCTGTGTCAGTTAGGGAGAGGTATATCTTATTGAGAGACCAGGCTTGGTTCAAATTGCAGTTTTTTGCTGGAGATAGGGCAGGAGATCTTGCAAATTTGGTGGCTCAAGAAATTAAGTGGCTTAGAGATTATTCAGGTTTTGTGTTTAATCACACTTTTGGAAATACTCTTCGAGGAGGTAAAAGGAGGAGTAATATGTTTGTTGTAAAGAGGTGTGATGATAAGGTTATTTGTCCTGTAGTAGGGTTACAAGATTTTGTTTCAGGATGTAAAGACTTGGGAGTTAATCTGTCTTGTGGCTATCAAGTTGTTAACGAGGATGCACGGGTTTTGGATCAGCCTGTTTCCTATTCAGTTGTTTATGATAGGTTGCGTGTGTATTTGCGGAACCTTGGTGTTGATGAAGGTGAGACTCCACACAGTTTCCGGGCAGGTTGTGCTGTTGCGTTGGCTATGTCAGGCTCAGTGAGTGAGGTAGGTCAGATAATGAGACATGTTGGTTGGTTTGGAAAAGGGAGTGCCGAGTATTATAGTAGACTTCCAGCCTTGGTAGAATCAGATTTTGTAGCTGGAAGATTGGCAACAAGTGTGAAAGATGCGGGAATGATGGAAGAGAAGTATCGAGAGTGCATGCAGTATGATAGTCTTGATTCGGCCTTTGTAGAGAGTGAGTGA